A single genomic interval of Anopheles marshallii chromosome 2, idAnoMarsDA_429_01, whole genome shotgun sequence harbors:
- the LOC128718325 gene encoding RNA cytidine acetyltransferase produces the protein MVKKKIDNRIRVMIENGVKMGHRTMFVIVGNKARDQVPILYDILTKASVKARPTVLWCYKNKDEAISNHGKKRAKKIQAGKIDINESDLFDAFRVATTIHGRYYKDTHTILGKTYGVCVLQDFEALTPNLLARTVETVEGGGLIILLLKTISSLKQIYTMSMDVHKRYRTEAHQNVTCRFNERLILSLADCSRCLLVNDDLTVLPLSSRTADVKPIDIASIETSHSEQLAELKESLADAPPAGPLVSLCRTYDQAKAVAQFIDALAEKQLKPPTSLTAGRGRGKSAAMGLAIAGSIAFGYVNVYVTSPSPENLITLFEFILKGFDVLEYQEHTDYTIIRSTNPNFNKAIIRINVTRNNRQTIQYISPTDAHLLNAADLLIIDEAAAIPLPMVKAMLGSYLVFMASTINGYEGTGRSLSLKLLSQLQKENNAPLPIKLDESIRYSPGDPVESWLTSLLCLDATIVQNLNSGCPPPDECQLYYVNRDALFSYHRAAETFLQRIVSICVSSHYKNSPNDLQMMSDAPSHHLFCLLGPIVKKNQLPEILVVIQVCLEGEISSRTMQNSLVRGMKASGDLIPWNIAEQFGDHEFPKLSGARIVRIATHPNYQRMGYGKRALNQLKLYYEGRFPIETDGIDDEQGNDNGIETIDDEDVDLLKEVIVPRKKIPTLLKSLTERKPELLDYLGTSYGLTGELLRFWKSQKFVPVYLSQKENDLTGEHSCIMLSPINSNVERVETNEWLNHYFYDFRRRILKLLGKSFNKFPTSMALSLLENRAVKMEGKALTQTTIDEIFLPHDVQRLEMYINSQVEYKLIWDLTTDLASLYFQDKMAGARLETLHKAILLGCGLQNKSIDQMMEELNMPSNQILAKFADCIKKLTNYMLQTMENTIERTMAKPSELNMGENLIPLKQSLGEEFAEDVKTLEKQQKQELAKLKKLNLDQYAIKGTDDEWNKVLSNTKSTIVSIKSGEKRLKETTDDTNMSSGGGDVSAFQKKKAKFGKKQKSRNSKD, from the exons ATGGTAAAGAAAAAGATAGACAACCGTATCCGTGTGATGATCGAAAATGGTGTCAAGATGGGTCACCGTACAATGTTCGTTATAGTTGGCAATAAAGCCCGAGATCAGGTGCCCATACTCTACGATATCCTGACTAAGGCATCTGTTAAAGCGCGACCTACGGTGCTGTGGTGCTACAAGAATAAGGACGAAgcaatttcaaa TCATGGTAAAAAGCGAGCGAAAAAGATACAAGCCGGCAAGATCGACATCAACGAGTCGGATCTATTCGATGCATTTCGGGTAGCTACTACGATCCATGGCCGTTACTATAAGGATACGCATACCATTCTTGGTAAAACGTATGGTGTGTGCGTACTGCAAGATTTCGAAGCCCTTACGCCAAACCTTTTGGCACGTACTGTCGAAACTGTTGAGGGGGGTGGTTTGATCATTTTGCTGCTTAAAACGATCTCGTCCCTCAAGCAGATTTACACTATGAGCATGGATGTGCACAAGCGCTACCGGACGGAAGCACACCAGAACGTAACGTGTCGCTTCAACGAACGTTTGATTCTATCGCTAGCCGACTGTTCCCGTTGTTTGCTGGTGAATGATGATTTAACCGTGCTCCCATTATCTTCTCGCACGGCTGACGTAAAACCGATCGATATTGCTTCGATCGAAACCAGTCATAGTGAGCAACTTGCAGAACTGAAGGAAAGTTTGGCAGATGCACCACCAGCGGGACCATTGGTGAGTTTGTGCCGAACGTATGATCAGGCGAAAGCTGTAGCTCAGTTTATCGATGCGCTGGCTGAAAAGCAACTGAAACCTCCAACTTCCCTAACTGCCGGTCGCGGACGTGGAAAATCTGCCGCCATGGGTCTTGCTATTGCTGGTTCGATAGCATTTGGCTACGTAAATGTGTACGTAACGTCGCCATCGCCGGAAAATTTGATCACTCTATTCGAATTCATACTCAAAGGATTCGACGTTTTGGAGTACCAGGAGCACACGGACTATACGATCATACGCTCGACGAACCCAAACTTCAACAAAGCGATCATTCGCATCAACGTAACACGAAACAACCGGCAAACGATTCAGTACATTTCCCCGACGGATGCACATCTGCTAAACGCCGCTGATTTACTGATCAttgacgaagcagcagctATCCCGTTGCCAATGGTTAAAGCAATGTTGGGTTCGTATCTGGTATTTATGGCTTCTACAATCAATGGATATGAGGGAACTGGGCGATCCCTTAGCTTGAAGCTATTATCGCAAttacaaaaggaaaacaatgctCCACTACCG ATTAAGCTTGATGAATCGATTCGCTACAGTCCAGGCGATCCCGTCGAATCATGGCTTACGTCACTGTTATGTCTCGACGCTACAATTGTGCAGAATTTGAATTCCGGCTGTCCGCCACCGGACGAGTGTCAGCTTTATTATGTGAACAGAGACGCACTGTTTTCCTACCACCGGGCGGCGGAAACATTCCTTCAGAGGATTGTATCAATTTGCGTATCGTCACATTATAAGAACAGTCCAAATGATTTGCAGATGATGAGTGACGCTCCATCACATCATCTTTTTTGCCTTCTAGGTCCGATCGTAAAAAAGAATCAATTGCCAGAAATCCTGGTCGTGATTCAGGTGTGTTTAGAGGGAGAAATATCTTCCCGTACAATGCAAAACTCGCTCGTGCGCGGTATGAAAGCGTCCGGTGATTTAATTCCGTGGAATATAGCGGAACAGTTTGGTGATCATGAGTTCCCAAAATTGTCCGGAGCGCGAATTGTACGCATAGCAACACATCCTAACTATCAACGT ATGGGGTATGGAAAACGCGCTCTAAATCAGCTGAAGCTTTATTACGAAGGAAGGTTCCCCATCGAAACGGATGGAATCGATGATGAGCAAGGAAACGACAACGGTATCGAAACAATTGATGATGAGGACGTAGATTTGCTGAAAGAAGTAATTGTGCCGAGAAAGAAAATTCCAACATTGCTGAAATCGCTCACTGAACGGAAACCAGAGTTGCTGGATTACCTTGGAACATCGTATGGTCTGACCGGCGAATTGTTGCGCTTCTGGAAGAGTCAAAAGTTTGTTCCCGTATACCTAAGCCAGAAGGAAAATGATCTTACAGGAGAGCACTCGTGCATCATGCTCAGTCCGATCAACTCCAACGTTGAGCGGGTAGAAACTAACGAATGGTTGAATCATTACTTTTACGATTTCCGTCGACGTATACTAAAACTGCTTGGAAAGTCGTTTAACAAATTCCCCACCAGTATGGCGCTTTCTTTACTCGAAAATCGGGCAGTTAAGATGGAAGGCAAAG CATTGACGCAAACGACAAtcgatgaaatatttcttccGCACGATGTACAACGACTGGAAATGTATATAAACAGTCAAGTTGAATACAAGCTGATCTGGGATTTGACTACCGATCTTGCGTCTCTGTACTTTCAAGACAAGATGGCCGGAGCTCGTCTTGAGACGCTACATAAAGCAATTTTACTCGGGTGTGGATTGCAGAATAAGTCGATCGATCAGATGATGGAAGAATTGAATATGCCCAGCAATCAGATACTGGCAAAGTTTGCGGATTGCATTAAGAAGCTAACAAACTACATGTtgcaaacgatggaaaataCGATTGAGAGAACTATGGCAAAGCCAAGCGAGTTAAATATGGGAGAAAATTTGATACCATTGAAGCAGAGCCTTGGTGAAGAGTTTGCTGAAGATGTAAAAACCTTAGagaagcagcaaaagcagGAGTTGGCCAAGCTGAAAAAGCTTAACCTTGATCAATACGCAATCAAGGGAACGGACGATGAATGGAACAAAGTGCTATCTAACACCAAATCCACGATAGTGTCTATTAAAAG TGGAGAAAAGCGGCTTAAAGAAACTACTGATGATACCAATATGTCATCCGGTGGTGGGGACGTTTCCgcatttcaaaagaaaaaagcaaaattcgGCAAGAAGCAAAAGTCTCGCAATAGCAAAGACTAA